The Rhopalosiphum maidis isolate BTI-1 chromosome 4, ASM367621v3, whole genome shotgun sequence region AATTAGatgacatacatttttaagtaaaaaaaaataaaattaaggttttattaaaatttaaaccacaGACTCTATCTGTTTTATTTCTTGCAATGGTGGTTTATTTGGCGTAGGAGCTGTTTCAATGATAGTTGGGActtgatgatgatgatggtgCGTATTGTCTTCCTCCTCATCATCTTCTTCATCATCCTCATCGATTGGCGTCAGCGCATCATCATCGTCTTGAGGCAGGGCCATCTGTCTCTGGtccaaataatgttttaatggaGCTGCCATAAAACTAGTTACTGCCGACAACAGGAAGAACACAGCAGCCATAAAGAATGGCCAGTCATATGATTTTGTGTAATCATATACTGCACCAGCTAATGGTGATCCAATAATAGCGGCAGCTCCACGGAACAATATCAAAAGACCAAAAGCATTTGTAAGCTTGTCCAGACCCAATAGATCCACAAGAATAATGGATGTTAATGATATGTAGCCAGCtagaatacaataaatatttggttaaattacataaattgtgTGATTACATCTTGGTCCATAAATACTCACAGACTGCAATTCCAAAGAAGACTGccattataacataatgtgtATAGGTGACGCAGAAAGGCGTTGCAGCAACAGCAGctgtactaattaataaacatacattattaaggAACAGCGAATCAACCCAAGGGAAATCGGCAACAAAACCACAGACTACACGACCAATGGTATTGGTTATACCAATAATGGACAGTAGGAATGAAGCTTGACTTGAATCAATGTTTGAACTCTAaagatttatcaaataaaaacaatttaattaaaaaaacctcgactatattaattattattttttttttttttaatggactATTAAAACTTACAGATTCTTTGGCAGCATCTACTAAATACACAAAAGGTACATAAAGTCCAGCCATACCAAATACATTGCTGATGccaattatcataaatacagGATCTTTAAGTAAACTTGTGTCCATCATCGAAGACAATACAGAGTTAATAGATTCTGGTAAAAATGGACAGCAACCTTCtgcaatgtataattaaaattttagttgtattttttcaccttacaagtaatttatattaaacacacCATCTATTTCGTCATCATCATCTTTATCGTTATCTTTCATCATGGATTTTGGTAAAGACAAAATACTTTGGCGATAGCTGGCAAGTGATTTTTGTGATCGGTATTCAGGCAAATTCAAAACACTACCCGAATAAAAGATATCTTTTCTGGACATTGGACGCACAGTTTCTTTTCCTCTTATACTTGTTTTAGATGAAGTGTATCCAATACTATCTGTATCTacctataaatttttaaaataaaacaattttagctaaattttatttatgtgttcaaaaactatctaaaataaatttcacatCTAAATATGAAAACTTATATACCATCCTACAAGAGAATTAAACACTGAGAAACTGAAATTGATCAATTCCTAACAAAAGATACCTATTTCAGTTCATGTGATTTGTGAAATGATTATATTCTCTCGACAGatagtgtatattaattattattaaatagataaaatatattgaaacacTAACATTTGACCACATATCTTCAgcgttattgtttttactacCAAGTATTGATACATTTGATAATCttaaatgtatagatttaCGAATATCTCCATTAGAACTGAGGTTTGGTCGAGACACTTTTATTGGCCCCAAAGTAGGTCGATAACGTTCACTGGCACTAGTTTTACGAATGCGGTCAAAAAATGGTACTGAACCATTTTTTGGCAAACCTTGAACATGAGTTGTAAATGCAGGTTGAGAAGCATTTCTTGGAATAGCAGCTTTCACTTCAGTCAACTCTCCGTTTCCATTTATTTCACTTGGTTTTTCACCATTTTGTTCAGGTACTTCTGGTTttgaattttctattttattgtcTTTTTTATCAGATTTAAGATCTCCACTTCCAGCATTGCTAGAACTATTGCTAGATCCACTCTGTTCTGGAGCTTTCACTTCTTTAATGGTAGGTAAAACCGCCATGGTGGGTATCGGTGTCATGGGAGATCCAGTCCCACCTACCAATTCATCCAAGTTAAAACTTGAATGAACACCAGGATCAATGTTTAGTGGTAACTTTTGTCTTTTTTCTAATGACCCATCTTTAAGTTGTACAATGAAATATGATCCACCTATTGATCCGCGTTCCATTTGCATACGCTTTTCATCTGCCATTCTTTGGAGTAATGGTTTACAGCCTTCATTTGGATATTCAAGAGGCTTCATTAAAGCaccaaataactaaaataaaaattaaatatttacatatacatataaaggtatattgttgaataaaaatagtttaacagATGAACAAGAACAAACTTACGGTACATGATAGAATCATTCCAGCGAGTATCAAATTCGAAACTTTCCAGTCAAAGTTTTGGAGAAGCATAGTGGCGAGGGGTGCGAAAGCAAATGTACCAAAGCCAGAACCACACACAGCAATACCCGTGGCCAATGATCTTTTTGTTTCAAAGTAGTATCCAACACATACTACAGctggtaaataaataagtccAAATCCAATACctaaaaacaacattatatttttaattgtggtaacttttttttttattgaaaattgtagAGATCCCTGTAAGgttatctaaattaatttataaaattttaaaggcattttagaaaaaaatgctCGGTAAAACCACAAGCATCCACGTTTTAACCAATTTAATcgtattactgtattagtaTGAtactatacctaaataatacaatactataaaaactattaaaaaataaataatattaaattatcattacaacacaatatattacttatactaaatataaacatgtatattaatatcttaatatatatgtgtgtatgtttatctgttaatacattataatatataaataaatattaaaagtaaaagttgtttttgacaattattattacttaatgcttaataaatacattaaaaatggcAAACTCAACGATATGATACTTTGGTACTAAATTTTTCAATCAACGGTGATTCAAGGTTTtgattatataacaatttaatatatttatttttatgtcagtATTTTCTAcactcaattttattttaataataaaagtaattaaaataattttttatctacttgaatttagttttaagtaaaataataaataaataaaaatgaatttttctaaggcttattgaatattaacagTATGTCATCCCCAATCAACACAAAACTTTGAATAGAATAAATTTCCAAGATATTATCATAGAATTAGCATGTGTAAtgttgaattttttcaaatagtctgagaaatattaaatactcgtatgccaaaaataagtttaacagTATatgagttttaatattaatagtatatttaaaaataaaactgcatttattaaaagtatgatatttaacacattttaaatgaaagaAATTAATACTACTAATTGATTAAACTAAGACTACAATTTTAGgcattgtgtttttttattttagtttctttttacaaatttaattattaatgctcATTTCCCAAAAATTgctttatattgataaacataatttattttttattcagtttattaactttaagcatgaaaatgtatatttaggtaaatgtattgtaaaaatactaatgctgtcttattttaatttcataaaatgtaaaaatattgtaaaattgtttaaaaataagactaacaaaaatgattaaacttatttaaagaGTGATTCcattcaatttgttttaaaattataagaagcATCTCATCACTTAATTACAGTTTGGAAAATATtggtaaaatcattaatgcaATTG contains the following coding sequences:
- the LOC113553349 gene encoding uncharacterized protein LOC113553349 isoform X3, coding for MNGTKTESECSAADRADETGRQNASSPPLAMGPVQNTEDDGISFCEYHDLPPPPDGGYGWVIVFASFMCNMVVDGIAYTFGVFLGEFVDYFGEGKGKTAWVGSLLSGMYLSAGPIVSALTNKYGCRVVCMAGSVIASIAFALSTLSPNVNVLMLTYGFMGGIGFGLIYLPAVVCVGYYFETKRSLATGIAVCGSGFGTFAFAPLATMLLQNFDWKVSNLILAGMILSCTLFGALMKPLEYPNEGCKPLLQRMADEKRMQMERGSIGGSYFIVQLKDGSLEKRQKLPLNIDPGVHSSFNLDELVGGTGSPMTPIPTMAVLPTIKEVKAPEQSGSSNSSSNAGSGDLKSDKKDNKIENSKPEVPEQNGEKPSEINGNGELTEVKAAIPRNASQPAFTTHVQGLPKNGSVPFFDRIRKTSASERYRPTLGPIKVSRPNLSSNGDIRKSIHLRLSNVSILGSKNNNAEDMWSNVDTDSIGYTSSKTSIRGKETVRPMSRKDIFYSGSVLNLPEYRSQKSLASYRQSILSLPKSMMKDNDKDDDDEIDEGCCPFLPESINSVLSSMMDTSLLKDPVFMIIGISNVFGMAGLYVPFVYLVDAAKESSSNIDSSQASFLLSIIGITNTIGRVVCGFVADFPWVDSLFLNNVCLLISTAAVAATPFCVTYTHYVIMAVFFGIAVSGYISLTSIILVDLLGLDKLTNAFGLLILFRGAAAIIGSPLAGAVYDYTKSYDWPFFMAAVFFLLSAVTSFMAAPLKHYLDQRQMALPQDDDDALTPIDEDDEEDDEEEDNTHHHHHQVPTIIETAPTPNKPPLQEIKQIESVV
- the LOC113553349 gene encoding uncharacterized protein LOC113553349 isoform X1, coding for MNNFMDYFVTKENYTNRGHWARARHVSETESECSAADRADETGRQNASSPPLAMGPVQNTEDDGISFCEYHDLPPPPDGGYGWVIVFASFMCNMVVDGIAYTFGVFLGEFVDYFGEGKGKTAWVGSLLSGMYLSAGPIVSALTNKYGCRVVCMAGSVIASIAFALSTLSPNVNVLMLTYGFMGGIGFGLIYLPAVVCVGYYFETKRSLATGIAVCGSGFGTFAFAPLATMLLQNFDWKVSNLILAGMILSCTLFGALMKPLEYPNEGCKPLLQRMADEKRMQMERGSIGGSYFIVQLKDGSLEKRQKLPLNIDPGVHSSFNLDELVGGTGSPMTPIPTMAVLPTIKEVKAPEQSGSSNSSSNAGSGDLKSDKKDNKIENSKPEVPEQNGEKPSEINGNGELTEVKAAIPRNASQPAFTTHVQGLPKNGSVPFFDRIRKTSASERYRPTLGPIKVSRPNLSSNGDIRKSIHLRLSNVSILGSKNNNAEDMWSNVDTDSIGYTSSKTSIRGKETVRPMSRKDIFYSGSVLNLPEYRSQKSLASYRQSILSLPKSMMKDNDKDDDDEIDEGCCPFLPESINSVLSSMMDTSLLKDPVFMIIGISNVFGMAGLYVPFVYLVDAAKESSSNIDSSQASFLLSIIGITNTIGRVVCGFVADFPWVDSLFLNNVCLLISTAAVAATPFCVTYTHYVIMAVFFGIAVSGYISLTSIILVDLLGLDKLTNAFGLLILFRGAAAIIGSPLAGAVYDYTKSYDWPFFMAAVFFLLSAVTSFMAAPLKHYLDQRQMALPQDDDDALTPIDEDDEEDDEEEDNTHHHHHQVPTIIETAPTPNKPPLQEIKQIESVV
- the LOC113553349 gene encoding uncharacterized protein LOC113553349 isoform X4 is translated as MSKTESECSAADRADETGRQNASSPPLAMGPVQNTEDDGISFCEYHDLPPPPDGGYGWVIVFASFMCNMVVDGIAYTFGVFLGEFVDYFGEGKGKTAWVGSLLSGMYLSAGPIVSALTNKYGCRVVCMAGSVIASIAFALSTLSPNVNVLMLTYGFMGGIGFGLIYLPAVVCVGYYFETKRSLATGIAVCGSGFGTFAFAPLATMLLQNFDWKVSNLILAGMILSCTLFGALMKPLEYPNEGCKPLLQRMADEKRMQMERGSIGGSYFIVQLKDGSLEKRQKLPLNIDPGVHSSFNLDELVGGTGSPMTPIPTMAVLPTIKEVKAPEQSGSSNSSSNAGSGDLKSDKKDNKIENSKPEVPEQNGEKPSEINGNGELTEVKAAIPRNASQPAFTTHVQGLPKNGSVPFFDRIRKTSASERYRPTLGPIKVSRPNLSSNGDIRKSIHLRLSNVSILGSKNNNAEDMWSNVDTDSIGYTSSKTSIRGKETVRPMSRKDIFYSGSVLNLPEYRSQKSLASYRQSILSLPKSMMKDNDKDDDDEIDEGCCPFLPESINSVLSSMMDTSLLKDPVFMIIGISNVFGMAGLYVPFVYLVDAAKESSSNIDSSQASFLLSIIGITNTIGRVVCGFVADFPWVDSLFLNNVCLLISTAAVAATPFCVTYTHYVIMAVFFGIAVSGYISLTSIILVDLLGLDKLTNAFGLLILFRGAAAIIGSPLAGAVYDYTKSYDWPFFMAAVFFLLSAVTSFMAAPLKHYLDQRQMALPQDDDDALTPIDEDDEEDDEEEDNTHHHHHQVPTIIETAPTPNKPPLQEIKQIESVV
- the LOC113553349 gene encoding uncharacterized protein LOC113553349 isoform X2, encoding MAPNKSSSRPIFELATESECSAADRADETGRQNASSPPLAMGPVQNTEDDGISFCEYHDLPPPPDGGYGWVIVFASFMCNMVVDGIAYTFGVFLGEFVDYFGEGKGKTAWVGSLLSGMYLSAGPIVSALTNKYGCRVVCMAGSVIASIAFALSTLSPNVNVLMLTYGFMGGIGFGLIYLPAVVCVGYYFETKRSLATGIAVCGSGFGTFAFAPLATMLLQNFDWKVSNLILAGMILSCTLFGALMKPLEYPNEGCKPLLQRMADEKRMQMERGSIGGSYFIVQLKDGSLEKRQKLPLNIDPGVHSSFNLDELVGGTGSPMTPIPTMAVLPTIKEVKAPEQSGSSNSSSNAGSGDLKSDKKDNKIENSKPEVPEQNGEKPSEINGNGELTEVKAAIPRNASQPAFTTHVQGLPKNGSVPFFDRIRKTSASERYRPTLGPIKVSRPNLSSNGDIRKSIHLRLSNVSILGSKNNNAEDMWSNVDTDSIGYTSSKTSIRGKETVRPMSRKDIFYSGSVLNLPEYRSQKSLASYRQSILSLPKSMMKDNDKDDDDEIDEGCCPFLPESINSVLSSMMDTSLLKDPVFMIIGISNVFGMAGLYVPFVYLVDAAKESSSNIDSSQASFLLSIIGITNTIGRVVCGFVADFPWVDSLFLNNVCLLISTAAVAATPFCVTYTHYVIMAVFFGIAVSGYISLTSIILVDLLGLDKLTNAFGLLILFRGAAAIIGSPLAGAVYDYTKSYDWPFFMAAVFFLLSAVTSFMAAPLKHYLDQRQMALPQDDDDALTPIDEDDEEDDEEEDNTHHHHHQVPTIIETAPTPNKPPLQEIKQIESVV